From Candidatus Methylomirabilota bacterium, the proteins below share one genomic window:
- a CDS encoding c-type cytochrome, producing MRIALTLVFILAVAGAAGAGPLDAPGAAKALNCAACHGAGGQSPSDTMPILAGLWPEYFKKAIQDYAAGRRPSPEMEPYAKQVLELGLDDVAAYFASQQRAATKVKVNAAAVERGRAAAQQCAVCHGPEGKGDRAKLIPDITGQPPGYLRTQMLLFKEDRRSPGDERLKALKALMKTIPDETFADLAAYFSSQR from the coding sequence ATGCGGATCGCGCTCACCCTGGTGTTCATCCTCGCCGTCGCCGGCGCCGCCGGGGCCGGGCCGCTCGACGCGCCCGGCGCCGCCAAGGCGCTGAACTGCGCCGCCTGCCATGGGGCCGGCGGCCAGAGTCCGTCCGACACCATGCCGATCCTGGCCGGGCTGTGGCCGGAGTACTTCAAGAAGGCGATCCAGGATTACGCCGCCGGCCGGCGGCCCTCACCGGAGATGGAGCCCTACGCCAAGCAGGTGCTGGAACTGGGCCTGGACGACGTCGCCGCGTACTTCGCGAGCCAGCAGCGCGCGGCCACGAAGGTCAAGGTGAATGCGGCGGCGGTGGAGCGGGGGCGCGCGGCGGCCCAGCAGTGCGCCGTCTGCCACGGCCCCGAGGGCAAGGGCGATCGGGCCAAGCTCATCCCCGACATCACGGGCCAGCCGCCCGGCTATCTCAGAACCCAGATGCTGCTCTTCAAGGAGGACCGGCGCAGCCCCGGCGACGAGCGCCTCAAGGCGTTGAAGGCGCTCATGAAGACGATCCCCGACGAGACGTTCGCCGACCTCGCCGCGTACTTCAGCAGCCAGCGGTAG